The sequence below is a genomic window from Brevibacillus agri.
CTCGCGATTGTCTTCCCTTCCATCCCGCTTCGGCTGTACGCGTGGGTACGTACCTTGTTTTATCGCGACGGCCTGCGCTATCCCGATACGTTTTCTTCCTTCAGGTAAAAGAGCGTGTCCCAAGTACCCCTCCCTCCCTTTCACATAAGATAGGAATAGCAATGTCGCGAGCGGCTGCAAAAAGGGAGGTGAGGGAATGCCTGCATACAACATTCGCATTTCGATCGCGAAGCTCAGGCTCGATCTGTACGACGGAAACAAGCTCGTTCGCTCCTACCCGGTTGCGCTGGGCAAAATCGCCACGGCGACACCGCGCGGAGACTTCACCATCATCAACAAGGTGCCCTATCCGAACTCATACCCCGGAGGCCCGCTCAGCGTCTTCGGGACGTACTGGCTGGGACTCAGCAAGCCACATTACGGCATACACGGAACGAACAACCCGTCCTCCATCGGAAAATACGTCTCGCACGGCTGCATTCGCATGTACAACCAGGACGTCAACGCCTTGGCGAAGCTCGTCCCCATCGGCACCCCCGTGCGCATCCGGCAGCAGTGACGACACGCAAAGACCCGCCTCTTTTTGCAAAAGGCGGGTCTTTTTCACATGCAATGCTTATTCTTTTTGGCGACCGTCTGCTGGTCTTCCGTCTCCAAATATACGAGAAATCTTCGGGCTTGCTTGTACATGATCGACAGCGTCAATTCCCTGATCTTGTTCATGATCGCTTCTTTGTCCTTCGGATGGACTTCGCAAGCGAGCCTTTCTTCTTGCAACGCTAGGTAAGACATCACCCATTCCGGGTCCAACTTATAAGCAGGCAACGACAGCGACTCCTCTACTCTAGTGATCTTCTCTAGTCTACAGGAGATCGGCGTCGCTTTCCCAGCCTCAATAACTGGCTAAGCACACAGAGATTGGCACGCTGCCAATTACTTCCCCTGCTCCAGTTCCTCGACCAGCGCAGACAGCTCCGCCCAACGCTCCACGGCCGCTTCCAACTCGGCTGTCACCTGCTGCTCCTCGGCAAACAGCTTTTCTACCTTGCCGTAGTCGCTGCCCGCCCCGGCAATTTCTTTTTTCAGCAGCGCGAGGCGTTCTTCCAGCGAAGCGATTTTGCCTTCGATCGTATCCCAATCCTTCTGATCTTTATAGGAGAGCTTTTTCGTGCGGTTGTTGCCGCGAGTCGCCTGACTGCCCGGCTGCTTCTCGGCTGGCTGCTGCTGCGCCCCGGCAGAGGCTGCCGCGTTCTCTCTCCGCTTTTCTTCCAGATATTCGGAATAGTTGCCTGTAAAGTGGCGAATCTGCCCGTTGCCCTCAAAGGCGAACAGATGGTCAACCGTGCGATCGAGAAAATAGCGATCGTGGGAAACGGTAATGACCGCTCCGGGAAACTGCTCCAAGTAGTCTTCCAAAATGCTCAACGTCTGGATGTCGAGATCGTTGGTCGGCTCATCCAAAAACAGCACGTTCGGCTCGCCCATCAACGTCCGCAGCAAGTACAGCCTGCGCCGCTCGCCGCCGGACAGCTTGGATATCGGCGTCCACTGCATCGACGGGGAAAACAGAAAGCGCTCCAGC
It includes:
- a CDS encoding L,D-transpeptidase, with the translated sequence MPAYNIRISIAKLRLDLYDGNKLVRSYPVALGKIATATPRGDFTIINKVPYPNSYPGGPLSVFGTYWLGLSKPHYGIHGTNNPSSIGKYVSHGCIRMYNQDVNALAKLVPIGTPVRIRQQ